The proteins below come from a single Chlorogloeopsis sp. ULAP01 genomic window:
- a CDS encoding tetratricopeptide repeat protein, with the protein MLRRLSKIITATTTFLLLCNSVTLAETDKSQSPNQFPPSPLEINTVDPLLPLKPEKQPLSAQEQQQLEAALDKLNQQATAKLQAGDTQGAFNTWNRELRLRRYLGALQEVQALGRVGAIAYQKNERLEVQYITERIQKIQKQAQSQKPPDLDLLQALGQAYQQVRSPQNAVDVYNQALAMFRQQQNTAKEVETLQTIGNLHLDWFDYPKAAASYEELLKLAVASGDSTSQLTYLQQLAYIYEQGKQLQQAIKIRNQLVQIYENQNNLTQLPNLRLAIGSNYESLARENPNLLQQAFANYQQAYTTAWQLQQYVRAGEALQKLIALYRSQGQIEEALQASQILIQSQQLASNFYGLMNAYDLMGQIYLERKNYPQALSAFHKGLEVAQQLKYEENHFSEQIKKVYGQMPQ; encoded by the coding sequence ATGTTACGACGCTTAAGCAAGATTATTACTGCCACAACTACGTTTTTGCTGCTTTGCAATTCGGTGACACTGGCAGAGACTGACAAATCTCAATCACCAAATCAGTTCCCTCCATCACCACTAGAAATTAATACAGTCGATCCACTGCTTCCACTTAAACCTGAAAAACAGCCGTTATCTGCCCAAGAACAGCAACAGTTAGAAGCAGCGCTGGATAAATTGAATCAACAAGCTACGGCGAAATTGCAAGCAGGTGATACACAAGGAGCTTTTAATACCTGGAACCGAGAACTGCGGCTGCGTCGCTACTTGGGAGCGCTACAAGAAGTACAAGCACTAGGGCGAGTTGGCGCGATCGCCTATCAAAAAAACGAGCGCCTAGAAGTGCAATATATTACTGAGCGAATACAAAAGATTCAAAAACAGGCACAATCTCAAAAACCGCCCGATTTAGATCTGCTACAAGCACTAGGACAAGCTTATCAACAAGTGCGATCGCCTCAAAATGCTGTGGATGTTTATAACCAAGCTTTGGCAATGTTCCGCCAGCAACAAAATACAGCAAAAGAAGTAGAAACCCTCCAGACAATAGGAAATTTACATCTAGATTGGTTTGATTATCCTAAAGCTGCGGCAAGCTATGAAGAATTGTTAAAACTTGCTGTTGCGAGTGGCGATAGTACAAGTCAACTAACATACTTACAACAGCTAGCTTACATCTACGAGCAGGGAAAACAACTCCAGCAAGCGATCAAAATACGCAATCAATTAGTACAAATTTACGAAAATCAAAATAACCTTACCCAGTTACCAAATTTGAGGCTAGCGATCGGCTCAAATTATGAATCTTTAGCAAGAGAAAATCCCAATCTGCTGCAACAGGCTTTTGCCAACTATCAACAAGCTTATACAACCGCTTGGCAATTACAACAGTATGTACGTGCAGGAGAAGCTCTACAAAAGTTAATTGCGCTGTATCGTTCTCAAGGACAAATAGAGGAGGCATTACAAGCTAGCCAAATTCTGATACAGTCTCAACAACTAGCCTCAAACTTTTATGGTTTGATGAATGCTTACGATTTAATGGGGCAAATTTATTTAGAGCGTAAGAATTATCCTCAAGCACTAAGTGCTTTTCATAAAGGATTAGAGGTAGCTCAACAATTGAAATATGAAGAAAATCACTTTTCTGAGCAAATTAAAAAAGTTTATGGACAAATGCCTCAGTAA
- a CDS encoding SDR family NAD(P)-dependent oxidoreductase yields the protein MKSIAGKTVLLTGASGGIGAFIARTLAKEKATVIGIARSQERLDQIRAEIEFAGGKGITIPFDISKVEELPSLVQQINEVVGPIDILINNAAIEKYRPFQNYSFKDIQSILVTNLMAGMELTRLILPGMLERNSGHIVNIASGSGKKGAPYNSIYSASKAGLIMWTDAVRQELINTSVGITVVCPGYTKAGMFLKFGLPSPKLARVSEPKAVAIAVVEAIKQNKAEVMLDGVLTRLLFSNIQLFPEFGDTIYRWIGLTNLNLTCAENQMRAEKRLPN from the coding sequence ATGAAAAGTATAGCAGGTAAAACAGTGCTATTGACTGGTGCGTCCGGTGGTATCGGAGCATTTATTGCTCGTACGCTGGCAAAAGAAAAGGCAACAGTAATTGGTATTGCTCGTTCCCAAGAAAGGCTAGATCAAATACGTGCTGAGATCGAATTTGCAGGTGGTAAGGGTATAACTATTCCATTTGATATCAGTAAAGTAGAAGAATTACCATCTCTGGTGCAGCAGATTAACGAAGTTGTAGGGCCAATCGATATTTTGATTAATAATGCTGCCATCGAAAAATATCGACCATTCCAAAACTACTCCTTTAAAGATATCCAGTCAATATTAGTAACTAATTTAATGGCTGGGATGGAGTTAACCCGGTTAATTTTACCAGGTATGTTAGAGCGTAATAGCGGTCATATTGTCAATATTGCCTCTGGATCTGGGAAAAAAGGAGCACCTTATAACAGTATATATTCTGCTAGTAAAGCAGGTTTAATTATGTGGACAGATGCAGTGCGGCAAGAATTAATAAATACCAGTGTAGGAATTACAGTAGTTTGTCCAGGATACACAAAAGCAGGGATGTTTCTGAAGTTTGGCTTACCATCACCTAAATTAGCACGTGTTTCCGAACCAAAAGCTGTAGCGATCGCAGTTGTGGAAGCAATTAAGCAAAACAAAGCAGAAGTCATGCTGGATGGAGTTTTGACAAGGCTTTTATTTTCTAACATCCAACTTTTTCCAGAATTTGGAGACACTATTTATCGTTGGATTGGTTTAACCAACTTGAACCTAACTTGTGCAGAAAATCAAATGCGTGCTGAGAAGCGTTTGCCTAACTAA
- a CDS encoding GMC family oxidoreductase, with protein sequence MIDSHYDVIIIGTGAGGGTLAYKLAPSGKKILVLERGNFLPREKANWDSHQIFKKECYRTAEVWYDKHGKAIRPLTHYYVGGNTKFYGGALFRFRENDFNRVIHKEGISPEWPLKYQDFAPYYTQAEKLYEVHAQKGLDPTEPQIIEAYPFPPISHEPYIQEINDALKDKNLHPFYLPLGIKLNEANRFLSSCIRCETCDGFPCLLNAKSDAEINCIRPAVTYKNLTLITQAKVVRLHTNTSGQEITGVETEIAGKQYIFSGNIVVLACGAINSAVLLLKSANDKHPNGLANSSNLVGRNYMAHKFGVVIALSTKANPTVFQKTIGVNDFYWGEKDFPYPMGSIQLLGNINKDRVAANAPPFTPSIIAETIANHSVSWLLITEDLPDPKNRVRVKGEQIILEYTNNNQQPFNRFIQRWISVLKSIKLHSQKGHFSLFLPQKMSLKDVGHQCGTCRFGKNPETSVLDINCRTHDVDNLYVVDGSFFPSSTALNPSLTIMANALRVGEHLLERMN encoded by the coding sequence ATGATTGATAGTCATTATGATGTTATCATCATTGGCACAGGTGCAGGTGGTGGAACACTGGCATATAAATTAGCACCCAGTGGTAAAAAGATTTTAGTTCTAGAGCGAGGCAATTTCTTACCTAGAGAAAAAGCCAATTGGGATTCTCATCAAATATTTAAAAAAGAATGCTATCGCACAGCAGAAGTTTGGTACGACAAACACGGAAAAGCAATTCGTCCTCTCACACACTACTATGTCGGTGGTAACACAAAATTTTACGGTGGTGCGTTATTTAGATTTCGCGAAAATGATTTTAACAGAGTTATTCATAAAGAAGGCATCTCTCCTGAATGGCCATTAAAATATCAGGATTTTGCCCCTTACTACACCCAAGCAGAAAAACTTTACGAAGTACATGCTCAAAAAGGTTTAGATCCGACAGAACCTCAAATTATTGAAGCCTATCCGTTTCCTCCAATCAGCCACGAACCATACATTCAAGAAATTAATGATGCCTTAAAAGACAAAAACTTGCATCCATTCTATCTGCCACTTGGTATCAAACTGAATGAAGCTAATCGTTTTTTAAGTTCTTGTATTCGTTGTGAGACTTGCGATGGCTTTCCCTGTCTTCTTAATGCTAAATCTGACGCTGAAATTAACTGTATTCGTCCAGCTGTAACTTATAAAAATTTAACTTTAATCACTCAAGCAAAAGTTGTACGCCTTCACACAAATACATCCGGACAAGAAATCACAGGAGTAGAAACAGAAATTGCAGGTAAGCAGTATATTTTCTCTGGAAATATCGTTGTTCTTGCTTGTGGTGCAATCAACTCAGCTGTATTGTTACTCAAATCCGCTAACGACAAACACCCAAATGGTTTAGCTAATAGTTCTAACTTAGTAGGGCGAAATTATATGGCTCATAAATTTGGGGTAGTCATAGCTTTGTCAACAAAAGCTAATCCTACAGTTTTTCAAAAAACTATAGGTGTCAATGATTTTTATTGGGGAGAGAAAGATTTTCCTTATCCAATGGGCAGCATACAATTACTCGGCAATATTAATAAAGATAGAGTAGCTGCTAATGCACCACCTTTTACACCTAGTATAATAGCTGAGACAATCGCAAATCATTCTGTTTCTTGGTTATTGATTACTGAAGACTTACCAGATCCAAAAAATCGCGTGCGTGTTAAGGGTGAGCAAATTATTCTTGAATATACAAATAACAACCAACAGCCTTTTAATCGTTTCATCCAACGCTGGATTTCTGTTTTAAAATCAATAAAATTGCACTCTCAAAAAGGACATTTTTCTTTGTTTCTGCCTCAAAAAATGTCTTTGAAAGATGTTGGACATCAGTGCGGTACTTGTCGTTTTGGTAAAAATCCAGAAACATCAGTACTTGATATTAACTGCCGCACTCATGATGTGGATAATCTTTATGTTGTTGATGGTAGTTTTTTCCCGTCTAGTACTGCTTTAAATCCATCGTTAACGATTATGGCGAATGCTTTGCGAGTGGGAGAGCATCTGCTAGAAAGGATGAATTAG
- a CDS encoding glycosyltransferase, with protein sequence MKKQPLRIALITGLYAPFLTGVSVAVHQRVRWLLQQGHEVFLIHPEINEQYPKEVGNRPMSGLRELQSFPNFSSYAFPTQPLIFYKSLPQPLSYRHWSDSKVLESFQPDIIVVEEAPQMRGFYSIFLQGYGRPVGSEYARRTGTPIISLFHTDIVAYIRYYMGNQFFSFIRPMLPMFIKQFSEAYDYNFFPSREQLEKYKNLQSQRSEYLAYQGIDCQKFNPNNICHNPIPNDNRPTLLFVGRIAPEKNVTQLLDIYPLVAAKIPDVHLVIIGSGPLQEEIRQRAAKFGPGVTVWGESHGTELLGWYARADVFINPSITENFCTSNNEALASGTPVVAVKAPSTSEQISSSSNGFLAEPNDSGDFADKVIRILENPELKEEMSMHARFSILEYDWSMCMEKFEEKLYEIVKKPKKLAATTV encoded by the coding sequence ATGAAAAAACAACCTCTTCGCATTGCGCTAATTACAGGATTGTATGCGCCATTCTTAACAGGGGTTTCGGTTGCAGTGCATCAACGGGTGCGCTGGCTACTACAACAAGGACATGAAGTCTTTCTCATTCACCCAGAAATTAACGAGCAGTATCCCAAAGAGGTTGGTAACCGCCCCATGTCAGGGCTGCGAGAATTACAGTCTTTTCCCAACTTTTCCTCTTATGCATTCCCTACCCAGCCGCTAATATTCTACAAATCTCTTCCCCAACCATTAAGCTATCGCCATTGGAGTGATTCCAAAGTATTAGAGAGTTTTCAGCCAGATATCATAGTGGTTGAAGAAGCGCCACAAATGAGGGGATTTTATTCAATTTTCTTGCAAGGTTACGGACGCCCCGTCGGCTCAGAATACGCTCGGCGCACTGGCACACCAATTATCTCCCTATTCCACACCGATATCGTTGCTTATATTCGATATTACATGGGCAACCAATTTTTCAGCTTTATTCGTCCCATGCTGCCAATGTTTATCAAGCAATTCAGCGAAGCTTACGACTATAACTTCTTTCCTTCACGAGAACAGCTGGAAAAGTACAAAAATCTGCAATCCCAACGCAGCGAATACCTAGCTTATCAAGGCATAGATTGCCAAAAATTTAATCCTAATAATATCTGTCATAACCCCATCCCCAACGACAATCGACCAACCCTGCTCTTCGTTGGACGTATTGCCCCAGAAAAAAATGTTACTCAACTCCTAGACATATACCCACTTGTTGCTGCTAAAATTCCTGACGTGCATTTAGTAATTATAGGCAGTGGGCCTTTACAGGAAGAAATACGCCAGCGTGCCGCTAAATTTGGGCCGGGTGTGACTGTGTGGGGAGAATCTCACGGCACAGAACTATTGGGTTGGTATGCACGAGCAGACGTATTTATCAATCCATCCATTACTGAAAACTTTTGCACCTCAAACAACGAAGCCTTAGCTTCTGGAACTCCTGTAGTCGCAGTCAAAGCACCTTCAACCTCAGAACAGATATCCTCAAGTAGTAACGGCTTCCTTGCCGAACCCAACGATTCTGGGGATTTCGCCGACAAAGTGATTAGAATTCTCGAAAATCCTGAGCTTAAAGAAGAAATGTCTATGCACGCTCGCTTCTCCATACTTGAATATGATTGGTCTATGTGTATGGAAAAATTTGAAGAGAAGCTATACGAAATAGTTAAAAAACCAAAAAAATTGGCAGCAACAACTGTTTAA